A DNA window from Ipomoea triloba cultivar NCNSP0323 chromosome 10, ASM357664v1 contains the following coding sequences:
- the LOC116032664 gene encoding sugar transporter ERD6-like 5 isoform X1, with translation MAKTESAEEEGLGVTPLLPRLLASESRPNVVLVLSTLVAVAGSFVFGCAVGFSSPAQSGIIDDLGLSLAEYSLFGSILTIGAMLGAIVSGKIADLFARRGAMGFSELFGLVGWLAIIFGQNAWWLDIGRLLIGFGIGVLSYVVPVYVAEITPKNLRGAFTNVNQLMICCGVSVTYLVGAVIAWRPLAVIGMLASILQLLGLFFIPESPRWLAKSGRWKECEASLKLLRGENVNISEEASEIRGYTETLQQLSESNLIDLFQRKYAHSLIVGVGLMVLQQFGGVNAIAYYASSIFESAGFSGRIGTISMVFVQVPMTVVGVLLMDKSGRRPLLMISASGTCLACFLIGLSFLLQDLIQWKYCPVLALVGILVFTGSFSLGMGGIPWVLMSEIFPINLKGLAGSIVTVVNWFGSWIISYSFNFLMQWTSQGTFFIFASVCGLTVLFVAKLVPETKGRTLEEIQASMNSFTREE, from the exons ATGGCAAAAACAGAGAGCGCAGAAGAAGAGGGGTTGGGTGTTACTCCTCTGCTTCCAAGATTGCTAGCCAGTGAAAGCCGACCCAACGTTGTACTTGTGCTAAGCACCTTAGTTGCAGTCGCTGGTTCTTTCGTTTTTGGTTGTGCT GTGGGATTTTCTTCACCAGCTCAGTCTGGGATAATAGATGATCTAGGCCTCTCTTTGGCTGAG TATTCCTTATTTGGTTCAATTTTAACAATTGGAGCAATGCTAGGCGCAATTGTGAGCGGCAAAATAGCAGATCTATTTGCAAGGAGAGGA GCAATGGGGTTCTCAGAGTTATTTGGTCTTGTTGGATGGCTTGCAATTATATTTGGTCAG AATGCTTGGTGGCTGGACATTGGAAGGCTATTAATTGGATTTGGAATTGGTGTTCTTTCATATGTG GTTCCTGTGTATGTAGCAGAAATAACACCTAAGAATCTCCGTGGTGCTTTTACAAATGTCAATCAG TTGATGATATGTTGTGGTGTATCAGTAACATATCTTGTTGGAGCCGTCATCGCGTGGCGCCCACTTGCTGTTATTG GAATGCTTGCATCTATACTTCAGCTCTTGGGCTTGTTTTTCATTCCTGAATCTCCTAGATGGCTG gcTAAAAGTGGTAGGTGGAAAGAATGTGAAGCATCCTTAAAGCTCCTTAGGGGAGAGAATGTCAATATTTCAGAAGAAGCTTCTGAAATTCGA GGCTATACAGAAACCCTTCAACAATTGTCCGAGTCTAATTTGATTGACTTGTTCCAAAGGAAATATGCTCATTCTCTCATT GTTGGAGTTGGCCTAATGGTACTTCAACAATTTGGAGGTGTAAATGCGATTGCCTATTATGCAAGCTCGATTTTTGAATCTGCAG GTTTCTCGGGTAGGATAGGAACGATATCGATGGTGTTTGTACAG GTCCCTATGACTGTTGTAGGAGTCCTCCTTATGGACAAGTCTGGAAGGCGTCCATTACTGATG ATTTCTGCTTCAGGAACATGCTTGGCTTGCTTCCTTATCGGATTGTCATTCTTATTACAG GATCTCATACAGTGGAAATATTGCCCAGTTTTGGCACTCGTTGGCATACTG GTTTTTACGGGATCTTTCTCGTTAGGAATGGGAGGAATCCCGTGGGTTTTAATGTCTGAG ATATTCCCCATAAATTTGAAAGGCTTGGCAGGCAGCATTGTGACAGTGGTCAACTGGTTTGGTTCTTGGATTATCTCATACTCATTCAACTTCCTTATGCAATGGACTTCTCAAG GAACATTCTTCATATTTGCAAGTGTATGTGGTTTGACTGTCCTCTTCGTCGCGAAATTGGTCCCGGAGACCAAAGGACGGACCTTAGAAGAAATTCAGGCATCCATGAATTCATTTACAAGAGAAGAATGA
- the LOC116032664 gene encoding sugar transporter ERD6-like 5 isoform X2, which produces MAKTESAEEEGLGVTPLLPRLLASESRPNVVLVLSTLVAVAGSFVFGCAVGFSSPAQSGIIDDLGLSLAEYSLFGSILTIGAMLGAIVSGKIADLFARRGAMGFSELFGLVGWLAIIFGQNAWWLDIGRLLIGFGIGVLSYVVPVYVAEITPKNLRGAFTNVNQLMICCGVSVTYLVGAVIAWRPLAVIGMLASILQLLGLFFIPESPRWLAKSGRWKECEASLKLLRGENVNISEEASEIRGYTETLQQLSESNLIDLFQRKYAHSLIVGVGLMVLQQFGGVNAIAYYASSIFESAGFSGRIGTISMVFVQVPMTVVGVLLMDKSGRRPLLMDRFYERCRFLLQEHAWLASLSDCHSYYRISYSGNIAQFWHSLAYWFLRDLSR; this is translated from the exons ATGGCAAAAACAGAGAGCGCAGAAGAAGAGGGGTTGGGTGTTACTCCTCTGCTTCCAAGATTGCTAGCCAGTGAAAGCCGACCCAACGTTGTACTTGTGCTAAGCACCTTAGTTGCAGTCGCTGGTTCTTTCGTTTTTGGTTGTGCT GTGGGATTTTCTTCACCAGCTCAGTCTGGGATAATAGATGATCTAGGCCTCTCTTTGGCTGAG TATTCCTTATTTGGTTCAATTTTAACAATTGGAGCAATGCTAGGCGCAATTGTGAGCGGCAAAATAGCAGATCTATTTGCAAGGAGAGGA GCAATGGGGTTCTCAGAGTTATTTGGTCTTGTTGGATGGCTTGCAATTATATTTGGTCAG AATGCTTGGTGGCTGGACATTGGAAGGCTATTAATTGGATTTGGAATTGGTGTTCTTTCATATGTG GTTCCTGTGTATGTAGCAGAAATAACACCTAAGAATCTCCGTGGTGCTTTTACAAATGTCAATCAG TTGATGATATGTTGTGGTGTATCAGTAACATATCTTGTTGGAGCCGTCATCGCGTGGCGCCCACTTGCTGTTATTG GAATGCTTGCATCTATACTTCAGCTCTTGGGCTTGTTTTTCATTCCTGAATCTCCTAGATGGCTG gcTAAAAGTGGTAGGTGGAAAGAATGTGAAGCATCCTTAAAGCTCCTTAGGGGAGAGAATGTCAATATTTCAGAAGAAGCTTCTGAAATTCGA GGCTATACAGAAACCCTTCAACAATTGTCCGAGTCTAATTTGATTGACTTGTTCCAAAGGAAATATGCTCATTCTCTCATT GTTGGAGTTGGCCTAATGGTACTTCAACAATTTGGAGGTGTAAATGCGATTGCCTATTATGCAAGCTCGATTTTTGAATCTGCAG GTTTCTCGGGTAGGATAGGAACGATATCGATGGTGTTTGTACAG GTCCCTATGACTGTTGTAGGAGTCCTCCTTATGGACAAGTCTGGAAGGCGTCCATTACTGATG GACCGATTCTATGAACGCTGCAGATTTCTGCTTCAGGAACATGCTTGGCTTGCTTCCTTATCGGATTGTCATTCTTATTACAG GATCTCATACAGTGGAAATATTGCCCAGTTTTGGCACTCGTTGGCATACTG GTTTTTACGGGATCTTTCTCGTTAG